GAGAGCGTGCATGCCCACCACCGCAAAGAATACATGAAAAAAGGTAGTCTGGAATGAACAACTGCAAACGAAAAAAATATAGCACACCGGCCAGCTGACGAAGATCATGCATgtgccgcacaaaaaaaaaaagcaccccaAAGTGGTTGCCACCACATTTGTGCTCCAAGTGACCTAACATATACCGACTATATAGCTGTTATCACGTGAGCAGAACCAAGCGACGTTTGATAACGAGTAGTTGTGCCagttgcatttcaatggagacgaaatgctagatgcccgtgtactgtgcgacgctTTCAaggaaccccacgtggtcgaaattatcccgagccctccaccacgTATGGCGTCCCTGTTGGGCCACTACAAGACGTTAAACCTAAGAAACAAAACCAACTTGTCCCTGcataagaaaaaaatacagagCTCCTGCGGAGTAGATGAAGGTATCGGCAAAGTAATGCAATGCCTTGTATTGGTCATGAGATAATATGAATACTTCAGCAATTtaagcgatatatatatatatatatatatatatatatatatatatatatatatatatatatatatatatatatatatatatatatatatatatatatatatatatatatatatatagggcatAAATTGCACGGCACAGGACAAGGAGCACGACAACACTTGAGTCACACAAAGGATGTAGGCAGAATTGTCCGTTCATAATGAACCTTCGGAATGCAGGTATTGATTCAGACATTGTGAACTGGATTGCAGCCTATTAGAGCGATCGTATACAGCCCATCCATATTGGGAACTGCATGCTGAATTCTCTAGAAGAAATATATCGGGTCATTGTAGGGACTGTTATTGTTTTTGATTGATATCAATTTTATTACTAATTTTCTTGAATCGCCTGAAAAATAAACTTTTCGTTGACGATCGTTTCACTCCAGAGTGGTCATTACACGTGATGAAATTAACCAGTGTCGGCAAGGCTTTTGAGATAGGTGCATTGAGTGGGAGATGGAAATTAATTGTTCAGAATTAATCAGTTTGCTCATAACACAAGAACAAAACTTTCCTCTGACTATAAAACTGGGGAAAATTTTTCGTCGAATGTGCGTAGCTTTAAGTATTTAGGAGTGATTATTCGTCATGATCCATGCTAGCAAACCCACGTGGAAGAGGTCTGCTTTGAAGCATATTGAAaactttttttagaaaaaaaaaatgcagcatgcACTGAAGAATTTGGAACTAATTGCATACAAGACATTTATTCGCAGTTTTGGAGCAGAGCTCCTCTGTCTGGAGCCTTATATGAGACACTCTATATGAGACACTTATTAAAAAATACAGAGAACCACGGTGCATTTTGTTTGTTCATATTATCGGAGAGCTGACTCCGTACCAGAGATGCTGAAATGTTGCGATCTGGAGCTGTCAGAAGCACGACGAGAAAAACAATGACTGAAATTGTTAAAATTATCAGATAACTAGGGATAAAATAAATCAACAAAGAAACGTGTATTCATCCTCCTCTAAAATGCAGTACGCATTTGAACCAGATACAGTGACACAATGCAGCATAATAATGCATGCCTAGGTGACTTCCAGAACTCTTTTTTCTGTCTTGTATGAATTTATGAAATTGCCTTCCGGACTGTGCTGTAGCAGCACAAAATATCAGAGTTTCAAACGTTTTTTGGAATTGTACAATAGGCAATGAGAGAAGAATTTCTCGTATCTCCACTGTTGCTTTCACCCATGTTTTTTTAATCGTTGCTCTGTCCATGTTGATGCTTTGACCATGTTTTGTAATGGTCTATTGTCAGAGCATGAAAttcttgtttttttaaattttttgacAATTTTTCTCTTGTTATGGCCCTCAATTGAGGGCTAcagtatttttaaataaatttatGAGATAAATAAGGATAGCAGGCAACAGGAATAGCCTATAGGCTATGTAGTAAAGTCAGCGCGAACCGCGCAGCATCTCGAACAATGGTCGGCAGtgaacaacaacgtttattgcccagaaccgcgattatataccctctcgtactgagagggttacagaagagggagagaagcatgaacgataggaactcaggccaataggggggcgtgcggctgccttcgctggtcagcacaaaccaaacaattACAACATTTCTCCTCCCTTAAAAGTGAAACCGCTGTACCGGTTTTCTTATTCTGGTCGATCGTCTGAGCGTGGGCTGCAGGGGGTCAGTCAATCCCGCCGGAACCACTGGACGCTCCGTGATTGCTGGAGATGGTACTTCACTCTGGTCGGCTGCTAGCGGCTGAGGGCTTTGTTCTTGTTCCGACCCAGTGGTACTGGGCGTATGCACAGGTGACAGATCCGCACTGGTCACCTGGTCAGGACCGCCTTCTAACTGCGCTCTTGCAGTGGCCTCTACAGACGCAGTCCCTGGCGTAAACTCTTGACGACGGCGGACTTGGTCGACGTGGCGCTGCACTGCTCCGGTTGGCGTGTTCACTGTTACCATTCTCGCCCCCGAAGTGGTCTGTACCCTCCCAGGCACCCATCTTTTGCCGGTGCCGTAATTTCGCACGTATACGCTGCTGCCTGGCGAGATGGTCCAGTCGTGAGCGTCCGACGACGAGTCCACAGCTCTGGGTGGGAGACATGTGTCTAGTCGGGAACGCAGCTGATAGCCGAGAAGCATCTCGGAAGGTGACCTTCCTTCTCTTTGGGCGGTCCGCCTGTAATTGAATAACAACCGCATGAGGTTATCTTCCAGCTGTCCGTCTCCCATTTTCCGCAACCCGTCCTTCACGGTCCGAACCGCTCTTTCTGCTGCTCCGTTAGATTGGGGATGGAAAGGCGCAGTGCGCAGGTGCACGATATTGTTTTTCGATATGAAAGTGGCGAATTCTTGACTTGTGAATTGTGTGCCATTATCGGACACGATTGTGCGTGGCACGCCAAACCGGCAAAACATGCTCCTTAAGCATCGGATTGTACTAGCTGTATTTGCGTGCTGCAAGGGTACTGCTTCAATCCACTTCGTGTGGGCATCAACCACTATTAGTATCATCTTGCCTGCTAACGGgcctgcaaaatcgatgtgtataCGAGACCACCGGACCGCTGTCTTTGGCCAACTCACTGGTGGGGCTGCCGTAGGCATTggcaggctttgcacgcagttgcgGCACTGCGCAGACAAGTTTTGAATGTCCCTGTCCAGGCCTGGCCACCAAAATAATGACCGCGCGACTGATTTCATTGACGAGGAGCCCTGATGCGTTTCATGTAGCAGCTGCAGCATCCGTTCCCGCGCTTTCCGCGGTATCACCACTCTGTTGCCCCAGTAGATCAGACGGTGAGCCAACGATAGCTCCAGCTTACGATCAAAAAACGGCAACAAGTCTGGCGCCATTCCTTTAGTGGTTTGAGGCCATCCATGCAAAATGAAGTGCGTGACACTGGCTAACATCGGGTCCTTGGCCGTCAGCTCCAGCAATTCGTGCGTCGTCACTATACCTTCTTCCAGGGATTCCAATGAAAGGACATATTCCGGCGGTTCACCATCGGTCCCCGGTTCCATAGTCGGCGCTGGTAGCCTGCTGAGGGCATCTGctgtcagcagctgtttccctggcACGTACTGTAGCTTGTACTGGTAGCCACCCAAGAATAGCGCCCACCGTTGAATTCGCGCGGCAGCCATCGGTGGCGTCTGGCGGTCAGGTCTGAGCAGTCCCAGCAGTGGTTGATGGTCGGTCACCAGGGTAAACTGCCGACCTAGAAGATAGTAACGAAAGCGAGAAACGCCAAAGATGAGGGCTAGTGCTTCTCGCTCCAGCTGCGAGtagttttgttctgcttttgtaaGTGTTCTGGAACGGAACCCAATTGGCCTGTGCTCATTTCCTATCGAATGAAACAGCACTGCGCCCACACCATACGGAGATGCGTCACACTCTAGTTTCAGCTCCTTGTTAGGATCAAAATGCACGAGAATTTGTGCATTTTTGAGGCTTTGTTTAGCTCGCTCGAACGCCAACTGCTGCGGCTGTAGCCACTCCCAACGGCTTCCTTTTTCCATGAGCCGATATAACGGGCTGAGCACAGTCGACATATTCGGCAGAAACCGTGCGTAGTACGTGAGCATACCAAGGAACGAACGTAGCTCGCTCACGTTACTCGGGCGCGGGGCTTGCATGATGGCGTCTACGTTCTTTTCCATAGGGTGTAGGCCTTGCCGATCGATACGATGCCCGAGGTAAGTCACTGAAGGCTGCCGGAACTTGCATTTGTCGGCCCTAAGCTTGACACCATGCTCTCGGAATCGTTCCAACACTTTCTTGAGCCGCGCTTCCTTGTCCCCTTTGCCTTCTGACACTAACACGTCGTCAAGGTAAGCTTGGACGCCTGGTAGCCCGCCGAGTACAGCGTCCATCTTCCTTTGAAATATAGCTGGGGCAGAAGCTATACCAAACGGGAGTCTGTTGTAACGACAAAGTCCGCGATGTGTGTTAATGATACAAAGTCCGCGTGACGCTTCGTCAAGGGGCACTTGGTTGTACGCGTCCTTCAAATCCAAGGTGCTAAAGTATTCACCTCCATTTAAGTTTGCGAACATGTCCTCGATCACTGGAAGAGGGTAATGCTCGATATCACAGGCAGGGTTAAGCGTGACTTTGAAGTCTCCGCATATTCTtacggtgccatctttcttcaagACAACTACGATGGGCGTAGCCCATTCTGAATGTTGCACAGGAGATAAGACACCAAGGGACAATAACCGATCAATTTCACGAGAGACCTTATCACGGAAAGCGTAAGGAAGTGATCTGGCCTTACAGAATTTCGGTGTCGCCGTTTCCTTTAGTTTTAGGCTggctggcggtcccttgatgagcCCCTGGTCTATCGAAAAAACATCCTTATACTCAGCGAGCAGTCTGTTCACCATGTGGTCACTCGGCGTGTTTCCTGTTGTCGAATCCGGCGCAGTGAGTTCTTCCATCGTAACACCCGTCTTGCCAAGTGCCGCAATCAGATCGCGGCCGCATAGACTCGGTCCTGAACAGTCAAGCACCACGAGTGGACAGGTTACAGACACGTTCTTGAATTGCACCGGAAGTTCAAGTTCGCCAAGCACCGGCAGTTGTCCCGCGTAACATGACAACTTCACATGCGGCGATTTCAAGCGTGGCCACTGCGCTCTGTGTCGGTTGTAAACGTTCCGTGATATGACGCACACCGGGGATCCTGTGTCCACTTCCATGTCTAGATCTATTTCCCCCCACCGAAATGTGCGGCGTAACGGTGGTTCCAGGCCGTTTTTCCTACCAGAAATTAGCGTCCAGATGTGTGCCTCATCCTTGTTCTCGTTTCTAGACGCGGTTTCAACTGTCAGTGTCTTGACACTCGCGGTTCGCCTAGCAGCATTTTCATCTGTTCTCGCCCTGTAGCATTTCTTCGCCAAATGACcacgttgcctgcagcggaaacacCGTGCGTTAGCCCAGCGGCAGGCGTTATCATCGTGCTTCGTGCTTCCACATCGTCCGCACTCTTGCGCTGCCCCGCTGGTATCTCGCGACGAAGAGCGATGACTGGCTTGCATTCTTAGCACCGTTGGTGGTGCTCCACTGATATCGTTTGCATCGTTCTCGGCTGTTTCTGCTGCTATTGCCAGCGCTTCGGCCTCCTCCAGCGTCAAGTCTTTCTTCGCCAGTAACTGCTTGCGTAGGTTAGTTGAGCGTACACCGCAAACAATTCTATCCCGCAGCATTCGGTCTAGCGCACTCCCAAAGTTGCAGCCGTCTGCTATGCGCCGTATTTCGACCAGAAATGCGCGCACTGCCTCACCCTCTTGCTGGCAACGGGTGAAAAATTTATAGCTCTCCGCTATCTCGTGACGCTTCGGGTCGTAGTAGCTGTTTAAAGCTGCGACTGCTTCATCATAGGTGAGGGAATTCGGTGTCCGGGGTGCAATCCGTCCCGCTAACACTTGCACCGTCTGCGTGCTGAGTGCTGCCACAAGCAAGGCTCGCTGCTGCTTTGAGTCAGTAATAGCATTGGCTTCAAAATATGCTTCTGCCCTTATAAGGTACGCTTTCCACTTATCTGACGTGTCGTCGAAGGTCGGGAGCTGCAGGCTGGTCATAGTTCTCGTCGGTGCTTCAAGTTGCGACAGGCTGTCGGCTTCAACTTTTACCGCATGGGTAGTTTCCgcactcgtcgccactgtagtaaagtcagcgcgaaccgcgcagcatctcgaacaatggtcggcagtgaacaacaacgtttattgcccagaaccgcgattatataccctctcgtactgagagggttacagaagagggagagaagcatgaacgataggaactcaggccaatgggctccgtgcgctgcagtttggcgcgcgcgagtggcgccacctggttaacagcggtggcgaaaggcggacgcagccaacgcagctgtctggttcagtttgcagtgagcggggcgagcggtgaggtgtttcgtccgaaggcgaaaacaaacttggataattatgggtgctctacctactgctgtgtttacccaatgtcataacagctataaaaacactgcagtcaaggtaccgaatatatttaaacgcttttcttggacatcgtgcatgctagctcatgcacagagggtatgctggaaatgagtgcactgtggaattaaattcatgagagtgaactggggAAGGGTTTACAccgactggggtgtttcgaacgtgacatcattggtaggagctgcttgatgtctttatgtagagggaaggaattcgctcagtcagtcacaggacatggtctacggtgaagttcttggagctagcatctgaagtttaggtcttcgtttgttatgctcatctgtggttcagcgcgtcaattttgtttctagtttttttttttcgtgcgtgtgtgtatgcagtgggagcgacatcgtacttctgagagtgcttatgtcgtttttcacattttttcacctaagcttttgtgtatttatttgcatcattttatttccttcagtgcttTAAAATTTTCTATATTTGttacatttatgagatctcaaatcctgttctagacgaataaaaagaaaaatagagtggttcaaatttctctctatatatatttcttggatttcacaacatcactaaacccttaattttgGGAATTAATcttgattttaattaggtttatcgtcccaatgcaaggAAGACTATAAgaggcgccatagtaggaggttccagacaATTGCAACcttttggggttctttaacgtgcactgacatcgcgcagtacgcgggcctctagaattttgccttcaccgaaatgcgaccgccgcaaccaggatcgaacacgagtcatttgggtcagcacctgagcaccataaccactgagccaccgcggcggcctttctatagttaagtatttaccaaaagagaaatacgaccaaaataattcatgtatttggtgtcttcatgaaattcctgaaattaaAGTCccgtggaagatacttagcaagaaacccatcgtctttttgtatgcttagagctatgcttctctgagaggaatacacaaagtaaagaagtgtcgatcctgaaggatgtagagcactatcatctgatatatatgtgtagtaaggTTGTGTTTTTCGCATTTATAGCCGACCATtaacatagtcgatgtcacagtggatgtaaattacatagctgatttcattatttgggtcagagccttgtttctcaaactgtaaaggtatttaattaatctcaataagctcaactgcgctgccagatattgcagtgccgccGGGACTgaaacacaatcatggttgctcggaatcggtgatcagcccaacctgaaagcaattgaaacgaaatgcagcattGGTGGCGTCAAGggtttcaatgcgttgaaatcagcagagaagcaggcgttgacttagaatggcatcgcggtcagtgcgcgtctgcaaTGGGGCCGGActggcgcgaacgcatcgggcatggaggaaggcgcagggccagtctcgaggagggcgcgcgcgctcccccttcgagagaccggccgtgactgagcgtccggttaacgcggcgagtgccacgaggcggcgctggcgatgtggtcgcttcaccctacagtggaaggcagcggggctgacttacccaaggcattggggtttagggatagtgaagggaaagtggattttaagaggttagaagtaaccaagcgaag
This region of Amblyomma americanum isolate KBUSLIRL-KWMA chromosome 5, ASM5285725v1, whole genome shotgun sequence genomic DNA includes:
- the LOC144133503 gene encoding uncharacterized protein LOC144133503 isoform X2, translating into MTSLQLPTFDDTSDKWKAYLIRAEAYFEANAITDSKQQRALLVAALSTQTVQVLAGRIAPRTPNSLTYDEAVAALNSYYDPKRHEIAESYKFFTRCQQEGEAVRAFLVEIRRIADGCNFGSALDRMLRDRIVCGVRSTNLRKQLLAKKDLTLEEAEALAIAAETAENDANDISGAPPTVLRMQASHRSSSRDTSGAAQECGRCGSTKHDDNACRWANARCFRCRQRGHLAKKCYRARTDENAARRTASVKTLTVETASRNENKDEAHIWTLISGRKNGLEPPLRRTFRWGEIDLDMEVDTGSPVCVISRNVYNRHRAQWPRLKSPHVKLSCYAGQLPVLGELELPVQFKNVSVTCPLVVLDCSGPSLCGRDLIAALGKTGVTMEELTAPDSTTGNTPSDHMVNRLLAEYKDVFSIDQGLIKGPPASLKLKETATPKFCGPPKEKEGHLPRCFSAISCVPD
- the LOC144133503 gene encoding uncharacterized protein LOC144133503 isoform X1 — its product is MTSLQLPTFDDTSDKWKAYLIRAEAYFEANAITDSKQQRALLVAALSTQTVQVLAGRIAPRTPNSLTYDEAVAALNSYYDPKRHEIAESYKFFTRCQQEGEAVRAFLVEIRRIADGCNFGSALDRMLRDRIVCGVRSTNLRKQLLAKKDLTLEEAEALAIAAETAENDANDISGAPPTVLRMQASHRSSSRDTSGAAQECGRCGSTKHDDNACRWANARCFRCRQRGHLAKKCYRARTDENAARRTASVKTLTVETASRNENKDEAHIWTLISGRKNGLEPPLRRTFRWGEIDLDMEVDTGSPVCVISRNVYNRHRAQWPRLKSPHVKLSCYAGQLPVLGELELPVQFKNVSVTCPLVVLDCSGPSLCGRDLIAALGKTGVTMEELTAPDSTTGNTPSDHMVNRLLAEYKDVFSIDQGLIKGPPASLKLKETATPKFCRQFTLVTDHQPLLGLLRPDRQTPPMAAARIQRWALFLGGYQYKLQYVPGKQLLTADALSRLPAPTMEPGTDGEPPEYVLSLESLEEGGPPKEKEGHLPRCFSAISCVPD